The segment GACAGGACATTGTTTCTACCCTTTCGGCGTCAGGGACTCTCGAGCCAAAGGACACCTACAGCATTACCTCCATGGCGGAGGGGGAGGTGGTGGAAGCCTCCTTTGAGGAAGGAGATCAGGTGACGGAAGGGCAGGTGCTCTACCGGATCGACGCTTCGTCTATGGAGTCCAGGCTCCAGTCCGCCTCCAATGATGTGGAGCGGGCCCAGGACAGCTATGACACGGCTGTGAGCGATTACAATGAGGCGGCCTCCAGGTACAGCGGAAATACCTACAAAGCAGAAAAGGCAGGATACATAAAAACTCTGTACATTGAGGCGGGGGATAAAGTGTCCTCCAACACCCAGATTGCAGACATCTATAATGACAGTGTAATGAAAGTGAGGATACCATTTTTAAACACAGAGGCGGCTCAGATCCCAGAGGGAGCCCAGGCGGTTCTGACGCTGAGCAGTACCGCAGAACAGATTTCCGGTACTGTCACAGGGGTCAGCAGTATGGATGAGGCGCTCACAGGAGGGAGGCTGATCCGATATGTCACCATAGAGGTGGAAAATCCGGGAGGCCTGAGCAGTTCGGTAGCGGCCACTGCCCAGGTGGGGGAATTTTATTCCAGCGGAGACGGAACATTTGAGCCGTCCGTGGACACGGTGCTGGTGGCAGATCTGCCTCAGAGTGTGGAGGTGGCGGGACTGCTGGTGCAGGAGGGCGACCTTGTGAGCGTGGGAACCCCTCTTTTCTCCATGACCTCTGATTCGGCAAAGAAGCTCCTGCAGTCCTACAAGGATTCCATGGATACGGCCCAGTCACAGCTTGAATCCGCTCAGTCCAGCCTGGATTCCACTCAGGAAAGCTATGATGATTACACAATCACAGCGCCAATATCCGGGACGGTCATCACAAAGAGCGTCAAGGTGGGAGACAAGATTCAAAACGGCTCCAGCGCCTCCACTCTGGCGGTGATCTATGATCTCTCCGCACTGACCTTCCAGATAAATATTGACGAGCTGGATATCAGTCAGGTGGAGGAAGGGCAGGAGGTGGAGATTCAGGCAGATGCCTTTGAGGGGGAAACCTTCAGCGGGACAGTGACGAATGTGAGTATGGAGGGGACCAGCTCCAACGGTGTGACCTACTATCCTGTCACCGTCACGCTAAATGAGTCAGGAAGTCTTCTTCCCGGCATGAATGTGGATGGGACAATTATCACAGCTTCGGCAGAACAGGTCCTTTCAGTACCCTCCGGCGCCCTGCAGAGGGGGAATGCAGTCTATGTGAAGGACGACAGTGCAGAGGAATCCCAGGGTCCTGTTCCGGCAGGCTTTAAGCAGGTTCAGGTGGAAACGGGGCTTATCAGCTCTGACTATGTGGAGATTGTCTCCGGTGATCTGGAAGAAGGAGATGAGGTCTATGTATCCTCTGATACCCAGGAGAGCGCTCAGCAGCCGGCAGATGTACCGGGAGGAATGAACGGTATGGGCGGAGGCGGCTTTGAGGGAGGCGGCTTCGGAGGAGGCGGCATGGAAGGCGGCCCTGGCGGCGGCAGGCAGAGATAGAGGAAGCAGGCCGGACATGGCATGGCAGAAGAAAGGTGCGCAAAGATGGACAGAGTACCGTTAATTGAACTGAGAAATATCTATAAAATCTATCAGATGGGCAGCACAGAGGTGAGAGCCAACGATGGGATCAGTCTGAACATTTACAGAGGAGAGTTTGTGGCGATCGTGGGGAAATCAGGAAGCGGGAAATCCACTCTGATGAACATTATAGGAGCTCTCGATGTGCCTACAGAGGGGAAATATTTTCTGGGAGGGGAGGACGTGTCACATATGAGTGACGATCAGCTGGCTGAGATAAGGAATAAAACCATAGGATTTATCTTCCAGCAGTACAACCTGCTGCCAAAAGACAGCCTTCTGGAAAATGTGGAGCTGCCCCTCCTCTATGCCGGTGTCCCAAAGGAAGAGCGAAGACAGCGGGCCATGCAGGCTCTTAGGCGGGTGGGACTGGAGGATAAGTGGAAGAACAGGCCGAAACAGCTTTCAGGAGGACAGCAGCAGAGAGTATCCATCGCCAGAGCCCTGGCCGGGAACCCTTCTCTGATTCTGGCCGATGAGCCTACCGGTGCGCTGGACTCAAGGACCAGCCGGGAAGTGCTGGATTTTCTGAAGGAGCTGAACCAGGAGGGAAATACTATTGTGATTATCACTCATGACAGCTCTATCGCCCTGGAGGCTAAGCGGGTGGTGCGGATTAAAGACGGAAAAATAAATTTTGACGGGGATGTGAAAGAATATGCGGCAGTCCTTTCATCTGGCGATAAAAAGTATATGGAGCAATAAGATGCGCTCTGCTCTGACCATGCTTGGAATCATCATCGGAGTGGCGGCCGTGATTATTCTGGTCGGTCTGGTCAACGGGCAGATGTCCTATATGACGGAGAGCTTTTCTGATATGGGAACGGATCAGGTTACGGTGAATCTGGTGAATTTGAGCACCCGCTCTGTATCGGATGAGGAGATGTATGAGTTTTACGAGGAAAACAGGGAGTATTTCGGGGAAATGTCCCCTTCCGTATCTGTTCAGGGAACTGTCAAGGCGGGGAATGACTCGTTTACCTCCACCTCCGTCACAGGAGTCAGTGAGGAGTTCCTGGATCTGAAGCATCAGGAACTTGCAGCAGGGCGGTTTATCCAGTATTCGGATCTGATTTCCAGGCAGAAGATCTG is part of the Clostridium sp. M62/1 genome and harbors:
- a CDS encoding ABC transporter ATP-binding protein, producing MAEERCAKMDRVPLIELRNIYKIYQMGSTEVRANDGISLNIYRGEFVAIVGKSGSGKSTLMNIIGALDVPTEGKYFLGGEDVSHMSDDQLAEIRNKTIGFIFQQYNLLPKDSLLENVELPLLYAGVPKEERRQRAMQALRRVGLEDKWKNRPKQLSGGQQQRVSIARALAGNPSLILADEPTGALDSRTSREVLDFLKELNQEGNTIVIITHDSSIALEAKRVVRIKDGKINFDGDVKEYAAVLSSGDKKYMEQ
- a CDS encoding efflux RND transporter periplasmic adaptor subunit — its product is MKQLVPKQMKMRIRKNWKRIAAVSGLILAAAVLSAVWKLSESGETEESAVSTGKVTRQDIVSTLSASGTLEPKDTYSITSMAEGEVVEASFEEGDQVTEGQVLYRIDASSMESRLQSASNDVERAQDSYDTAVSDYNEAASRYSGNTYKAEKAGYIKTLYIEAGDKVSSNTQIADIYNDSVMKVRIPFLNTEAAQIPEGAQAVLTLSSTAEQISGTVTGVSSMDEALTGGRLIRYVTIEVENPGGLSSSVAATAQVGEFYSSGDGTFEPSVDTVLVADLPQSVEVAGLLVQEGDLVSVGTPLFSMTSDSAKKLLQSYKDSMDTAQSQLESAQSSLDSTQESYDDYTITAPISGTVITKSVKVGDKIQNGSSASTLAVIYDLSALTFQINIDELDISQVEEGQEVEIQADAFEGETFSGTVTNVSMEGTSSNGVTYYPVTVTLNESGSLLPGMNVDGTIITASAEQVLSVPSGALQRGNAVYVKDDSAEESQGPVPAGFKQVQVETGLISSDYVEIVSGDLEEGDEVYVSSDTQESAQQPADVPGGMNGMGGGGFEGGGFGGGGMEGGPGGGRQR